The Vallicoccus soli genome window below encodes:
- a CDS encoding helix-turn-helix transcriptional regulator — protein sequence MNRQELDDLPAVVDVPTAARLLGLSRTAAYELIRVGQWPTPVFRLGRLIRIPTAPLLELLGLGQRAAG from the coding sequence GTGAACCGCCAGGAGCTCGACGACCTACCAGCCGTCGTCGACGTCCCCACCGCCGCCCGGCTCCTCGGGCTGAGCCGCACCGCCGCCTACGAGCTGATCCGGGTCGGGCAGTGGCCCACCCCTGTCTTCCGCCTCGGCCGGCTCATCCGCATCCCGACAGCGCCCCTGCTCGAGCTCCTCGGCCTGGGCCAGCGCGCGGCAGGCTGA